In Paenibacillus sp. J23TS9, a single genomic region encodes these proteins:
- a CDS encoding lyase family protein yields MTRIEHDHLGTREVPSYAYYGIQTVRAAEKFPSAGTPVHDEFIIAMACVKRAAAQANLELGMLPKHIGHCMIKAAEEIMNGKHLEDFTLDFVQGGASDALNTNMNEVIANRALEFMLEDKGNYSLINPDGHVNLAQSSNGIITVALQIAACQLTHNLIKSTDQLITCLLAKEKKMEELYRQGSMSVKVGTSPWLGRQFGNAARNLLRDMKHLVMSASQLQTVDLSEAFTHSESNASPEFTDIIAAYLKVITKLNITTIKGRQDTTGSKDAFVELSSVINQCAADISKMCSDIRLAAASFPSDQNEPYLSIGVNTETSEALNQIVFHVIGLGHGINLAAEAGMADQNAVPPIIAYNLLESMKLLIKGMDSLQNEFSISFMHR; encoded by the coding sequence ATGACCAGAATTGAACATGATCACTTAGGGACACGAGAGGTCCCCTCCTATGCTTATTACGGCATTCAAACGGTGCGCGCCGCCGAGAAATTCCCGAGTGCAGGCACGCCCGTTCATGACGAGTTTATTATCGCGATGGCATGCGTGAAGCGCGCTGCTGCTCAGGCTAATCTCGAGCTTGGCATGCTGCCGAAGCACATCGGTCACTGTATGATCAAAGCTGCGGAAGAAATTATGAATGGAAAGCATCTGGAGGATTTCACATTGGATTTCGTCCAGGGAGGAGCTTCCGATGCATTAAATACCAACATGAACGAGGTTATCGCGAATCGGGCTCTTGAGTTTATGCTTGAGGATAAGGGGAATTATTCCTTAATTAACCCGGACGGACATGTAAACCTAGCCCAATCATCAAATGGGATCATTACGGTTGCTCTCCAAATCGCTGCCTGTCAGCTTACTCACAATTTGATTAAGTCCACCGATCAATTGATCACCTGCCTTCTCGCCAAAGAGAAGAAAATGGAGGAGCTTTATAGACAAGGGAGTATGTCTGTGAAAGTAGGAACCTCTCCTTGGCTCGGCCGTCAATTTGGCAATGCCGCTCGCAACCTGCTGCGGGATATGAAACATCTCGTCATGTCTGCCTCACAGCTGCAGACCGTCGATCTGAGCGAAGCGTTTACCCACTCCGAATCGAACGCGAGCCCAGAGTTCACGGACATCATCGCAGCGTATTTAAAAGTCATCACCAAGCTTAACATAACCACCATTAAAGGCCGGCAAGATACAACCGGCAGCAAAGATGCGTTTGTTGAACTCTCCTCAGTGATAAACCAATGTGCGGCAGATATATCGAAAATGTGCAGCGATATTCGCCTGGCCGCCGCTTCGTTCCCGTCGGATCAGAACGAACCGTATTTGAGCATCGGCGTGAATACTGAAACATCTGAAGCTCTCAACCAAATCGTATTCCATGTCATCGGACTGGGCCATGGCATTAACCTAGCCGCTGAAGCCGGGATGGCGGATCAGAATGCTGTCCCGCCCATAATCGCCTATAATTTATTGGAATCCATGAAATTACTCATCAAAGGAATGGATTCATTGCAAAATGAATTTTCTATTTCGTTTATGCATCGGTGA
- a CDS encoding isochorismatase family protein, with protein sequence MLVTGGAGSITIGVDTTAREAYQHGYHQVFAEDAMAAKTQEEHNYVRTTIFPRIGKVRKSEEVAEMLKLIVII encoded by the coding sequence ATTTTGGTTACAGGAGGCGCCGGCAGCATAACCATCGGTGTGGATACGACAGCAAGAGAAGCTTATCAACATGGATATCATCAAGTTTTTGCAGAAGATGCGATGGCCGCGAAAACCCAGGAAGAGCATAATTATGTGCGTACAACAATTTTTCCTAGGATCGGTAAGGTTCGGAAGAGTGAAGAAGTGGCAGAAATGTTGAAATTAATTGTTATAATTTGA
- a CDS encoding CBS domain-containing protein, whose product MEISDFLFPKDKVAYVHSTANMQEAMEMLEKSQYTAIPVIDEKGKYVGTLSEGDLLWKLKNTSGLSFDNLSIVQVHEIKRRIKNECVAIQANLEDMLELAADQNFVPVVDDQIFVGIIRRKDIIEYYTSNITD is encoded by the coding sequence ATGGAAATATCCGATTTTCTGTTCCCGAAAGACAAAGTGGCTTACGTTCACTCAACTGCCAACATGCAGGAGGCCATGGAAATGTTAGAGAAAAGTCAGTATACGGCTATTCCTGTTATTGATGAGAAGGGGAAGTACGTGGGTACGCTTTCTGAAGGGGATCTATTATGGAAGTTGAAGAATACTTCCGGATTGAGTTTTGATAACCTGAGTATCGTCCAAGTTCATGAGATTAAACGCCGTATTAAAAATGAATGCGTTGCAATTCAAGCAAATCTGGAGGATATGCTAGAGTTAGCTGCCGATCAGAACTTTGTTCCCGTCGTAGACGACCAAATTTTCGTCGGAATCATCCGTCGTAAGGATATTATTGAGTACTACACGAGTAATATTACCGATTAG
- a CDS encoding copper amine oxidase N-terminal domain-containing protein has translation MKKIISLLIIFLCSVIGVTSTSAAADAKESPIIIDNGKILNGRTIIPIRVVSTHFGFQVDWNQESKTVNIGDKESDIALKLNSKQAVVNGKEVILDAPAQIVDGVTYVPLKFVGDAFGATISWDQTFKAAHVKLAEADLLIYTQIKPIPKLTADQLNIFSQIANKAAVITDIHQAKVYFKPYLTAPLLGNIIWYKGLPFKTQFDSKNQGDITYSNMYHSEATISQITHFTTLVWLSRTMQFKYEDHSWKIDKIDFKYVYF, from the coding sequence ATGAAAAAAATCATTTCTTTACTCATCATTTTCTTATGTAGTGTTATCGGAGTAACTTCAACATCGGCAGCTGCCGATGCAAAGGAATCACCCATCATTATTGATAACGGTAAGATCTTAAATGGTAGAACAATCATTCCGATCAGAGTGGTTTCTACACATTTTGGATTCCAAGTGGATTGGAACCAAGAATCCAAGACGGTAAACATTGGTGATAAAGAATCAGATATTGCCTTGAAGCTGAATTCTAAACAGGCTGTGGTTAACGGCAAGGAAGTCATTTTAGATGCACCTGCTCAAATCGTTGATGGAGTTACATATGTGCCGTTAAAGTTTGTGGGAGATGCTTTCGGAGCGACTATCAGCTGGGACCAGACATTTAAGGCAGCTCATGTTAAATTAGCTGAAGCCGATCTTCTCATCTATACACAGATTAAACCGATTCCCAAATTGACGGCAGATCAGCTAAACATATTTTCACAGATCGCAAACAAGGCAGCTGTGATTACAGATATTCATCAGGCAAAAGTATATTTTAAGCCTTATCTTACGGCCCCATTACTAGGAAATATCATTTGGTATAAGGGACTGCCATTTAAAACCCAATTTGATTCAAAAAATCAAGGGGATATCACTTACAGTAACATGTATCATTCGGAGGCGACGATCTCACAGATCACGCATTTTACGACGCTTGTATGGCTTTCGCGTACGATGCAGTTTAAATATGAAGATCATAGTTGGAAAATAGACAAAATTGATTTTAAGTATGTCTATTTTTAA